The following coding sequences are from one Malaciobacter pacificus window:
- a CDS encoding SanA/YdcF family protein yields MIKIFKTFLIFFITNSLFANENYKIYSDINKIPSKKAALVLGTAKYIKKGKQNYFYKYRIDAAFELWKSNKIKAIVVSGDKSKYYDEVTTMYKDLIKKGVPSRYITKDFHGHRTFDSIVRAREIFDLDDYIIVSQKFHLERALYIAKGKGQKAIGYAAKSLKGTKSLEKMEDREKLAMIKAYLDLNILDTKPKVLGDKIKVIYKK; encoded by the coding sequence ATGATTAAAATTTTCAAAACCTTTCTTATCTTTTTCATAACAAATAGTTTATTTGCCAATGAAAACTATAAAATTTATTCAGATATAAATAAAATACCTTCTAAAAAAGCTGCTTTAGTATTAGGAACTGCAAAATATATAAAAAAAGGAAAGCAAAACTATTTTTATAAATATAGAATTGATGCAGCTTTTGAATTATGGAAATCAAATAAAATAAAAGCTATTGTTGTATCAGGTGATAAAAGTAAATATTATGATGAAGTTACAACTATGTACAAAGATTTAATTAAAAAAGGTGTACCTTCTAGATATATTACAAAAGATTTTCATGGACACAGAACTTTTGACTCAATTGTAAGGGCAAGGGAAATTTTTGATTTGGATGATTATATAATTGTAAGTCAAAAATTTCATTTAGAAAGAGCTTTATATATTGCTAAAGGAAAAGGACAAAAGGCCATAGGGTATGCGGCTAAAAGTTTAAAAGGTACGAAATCTTTAGAAAAAATGGAAGATAGAGAAAAACTTGCTATGATTAAAGCCTATTTGGATTTAAATATCTTAGATACTAAACCCAAAGTATTAGGCGATAAAATTAAAGTTATTTATAAAAAGTAG